The following is a genomic window from Amphiura filiformis chromosome 4, Afil_fr2py, whole genome shotgun sequence.
AAAGACCATTATTGTTTTCTTTCAAAAAGATACCACCAATTCTATAACCATCTAAAGCAACCCACTAATGTTTAAACAAACTAAAATCAAGAGAgcattcaaaataaattttgttagaCATTCAATGAAAGTAATTGCGAAGGCAACATTCATGACTTTCTGTAAGCATCATATTATGCATATCCAAAGAGATTTATAAAACTTGCTCCTTGCTGCAACACTGCACCTACCACTGGCGTTAGGGTGCTATCATAAAGCTTTTTGTTCCAGGCAGATGTAATTGTACTATATAAAACCTTATTGTAGTCTAATTTGTAAGGATATCCAACTGAAATGCAACAGCCCACTAATATGTAAGACAATGGCATTGAAATTTTGCACTCAACATCTCAGCCCAAGAGGAAGGCCCTAAATGTTTATTGTTCTCAAAACAATCCACATTTACAAATATCATTTGGTTGGGTTTTAATATGACACTAAATTCAACAAGaaattgtgtttattttattttgctcTACACAAAACATTCTTTGGCACATTATTATGAGCTTGCATAAAATCGGATAGGAACAAGTAGCAAGAGCATTATATTGATGTGTTGTGTTCCTATACTTAACCAAAATTAGTACTTTCTCAAGTACTTGAATATATAAACATAAATCTTGTACAAATTCTTGTGCACATGTTGCAAATATGCTCAGTACGACATGCTGTAAAACACAAATTGGTAGTTCACAATTTTTAAAGCAACaactcaaaaacaaaaacaaaaaccaacaGATTTGGTATAACAGATATTTTGTATAACACATGACAAAAAACCCTCCCCCTTTTTCTGGAAAACCACAACTCTAAATCTGCTTACAGAATTTCATataacaaaaagaaactcagaTACGGGTTGTTTACGATTGGTTGTGATGATTTAAATTTCATAATGCAGTGAAATAACACAAGTGCCCTATTGTTATTTGTtaaccttcaaacatacaaactgtAGTAATTTTTGTTTTCTGCAGGGAATTTGTCAACAATACCAAGAAAACTTGGAACAATTTTCACCATTCCTTTTCTCTGacgaaggcaccagatgaatcaaccttcttTTTATGCCCTACTAATTAGTTTCAAACTAGTTTCTTTATTTCTGACTTTTATTACAGGAATAATGGCCAGCAACACCCCTTCATTCAAGAGCTAATGGGTTATTACATATAAGCATTGGctacacacattatttatttcaatattacttGTCACCATTTCACACTGATGGGTTATTGCATAACAATTTGCTTTACCCACATTTATGTTAGCATTTACTTGACACCTTTTCATCAACATCCCTGGGTTCAGATTTTACACACCTGTTACAACACATGGTTTGTGTACAATTTCTATTAAAACcggataaaaatatttaaaaacaataaatataaagtAAAATAGGAGTAAATTAAAAGGCAAAACACAGCAGCTTAATAACTATCAGGTTGTAGAGTAAAATGGATGTAAAGCCAGCTTCACAAttttataatgaaagttatgaaaagaacATTTTGATAGTTCATGCCATAAGAATTTTGCTTTCAAATCATTTATATTAAAAAGCACATCAACACTAGTTttgtttgtaaatatagagtacagcATACTGGATCAACCCCACATCCACATTGCTACCTTATCCCTTACTGATATAGCCCATTCCATAACCAATGAATTTATGAGGTGGATTTTGTGCATTTTGGATGGATTTGGGATGATACCATGTCAATCCAATATGGTTCATTTTCCACAGCATTACACATGAATCTACAATGGAACCCACCTTCTCCTTATTCAATTCTTTGCAAGTGAATCAGTTCATTTACTTATGGGTGTGTAATTCACTCCAATCACTAGACTTTCAGCAGAACACAATAAGCAGgaaatgttgtttttgtaatTTCTCTGCAAAATCTGCATATTGCATAATTAGCTTTAAAGTGGACTTACACACCACcaacagttgtttgatgtgatcatttattaatttgacGAGGAAAAATGGgagatgaggttgtcaatctggTGACACATCGTTCATAGTTGAAATGATTTCCTTGTTGCTAGTCATTGGAATGTAAAACACCCATAACTGCACAGCCCCTTTGGTAAGTATAGCTTGGATGAGCAAATAAAATCAATGGGTAAAGAAGAAGAACAAACCGTATAATAACCCCAATGGAACATGCTATGAAATAAACTGAATATGTATGAACATCATCTAGTTACAGACCTTCGATCCACCAACATCACTGCATATACTTCTGAACTGATATTCTGGCTATTGCAATTACAGGGAAGATGTAGAATGCATGTCTGATGTGGTGTGAAAACTGTGTCAGTATTACATACATTAtgagattcctattgctgctgcCCCAAGAAGTACACTCCTGCTCAGCTACTTCATTGGCACTCTAGAGCATCTGTGTTGGTACTCTAAGAGTACACACATCGGAATCACATGTACAGTAAACACATTGGTACTGGATTGGTATTGCACTGGTACTCTTAtggtagccacaaagtagctgtgCAACAGTGTACCTCTGAGGGCTGCAAcaataggaatctggttgtgTATGCACCCTTGTCAATCACAGTGCAGTCAATGCACACACAAACACTGTAAAGTTGATATGAATATGGATTGATCAGTGATGTCTGGAAAAAGCTCTCATAAATGGATGTTTCTGAACACATGCTAGGCTTGATGTTCATTATCTTTCATTTTTACAATTTAATTAGTATGGTATTTACTATCAGCACTCATGTTAtatttggcttcaaattttactgtaCATATTCAACAAACattgattttaaaaatatctacatGTCATTTACTCGTGTGATCCGCTTCCAAAAACTGGGACAAATTTTGTAGTCTAGTCTTTTGGTAAATGCCATAAGCCTTTATGCTTGGACCCCTCATGTCGTCATGGCGATATGCGACATTGTTACTGCATACTTCAATGAGATAAAATGTGTAGTAACTTTGTTGGCTAATATGTGTAGTAATTATGTTCGCTAAAATAGTTAATGCGCATTTCATCATGGTGAAGTGTGCAATAACGATGTGTGCATCGGATGACATCAGGGGTCCAAAGGCTTGGGATTTACAGAATAGGTGAATTCAGATTTAGAAATTGAACATTCACAAAACTATCAAATATGACTTATATATGATTTGATCAAGCTAAAAAGTCAGGAACAACATTTATTAATCATTGTCTAAAATTATTATTGCCTAAAAATGCTGAAAACCCCCCTCTACCTCCATCCCATATGTTTAATGGATTGATAATTCATAAAGCTGCTCAAGATTCGTCCCTTCTAAAaatgaattcagtatttttctttAAGAACCTCTGTTACATATCATGTAACACCATCACTGTGTCAACTTTGTCCTAGCTTCAGTGGGAGCACACCACAATAATTAAAACATTGGATTAAAAAGGAAAACAATATCTATTCATTGGGGGGTCTCAGGTCTAATCTCTGTAACGTTAATCTACTTGGTTTCTTTTCTGGTTCTACATTTTCCACATTTTCTGCCGAGGCTGCTGCAGCTGCTGCTTCTTTTGCTTTGCGCGTTCTGCATCTTCTTCCCCCTCCTTTGCTGCCGTACCCACAGCTTCCTCCAGTAGCACCTCCAGTATTGTTTGCTGGATTATCTGGTGGCTTTGGCCCCCCTCCCTGCCCTCTACCTTTGCTGCCCATTTTATGCTTTTGTCTATGTTCTGAGAATGGAGTGTGGGGACATGTCTTGGTAATCTTGCCAACTGCTTTTGTTCTCCCTTCCCTGTTTAAACAAAAGTATGGAAGAAAATATTGATAAGGTTCAAAAGATTTCTCTGATGATATCAGCAacaaaactacaaaataaaatggcaatgtttagctgcttcctttaaaataatgaattcaacatATTGTATATTCCCACACAAGTTCCAGACATCCAGACATGACAAATTGTACGCGCTCAGGCATTATGTGCACttaacaatggttggctcctATACAAAGGTACGggataggaagagttgttgaatatcatATCTCACGTTGTGCCAATAACCCACGATACATGCTACACTTACACATATTTTTAATGCTCAAGCTTGAAGACACATATTATCATTTGATTACTGTTTTTTGCCAATAAATGCCGTAGGTGTCCTATTTTGATCTCCATCGTGACAAATCAATATCGCAGACATAACCTAGCATTACACACAGCTGAGTTGGTACTCTATGGCTCATCCAGAGGGCTTCATCCAATAACCATAATAGTATATCTGGTTCAGGATTGTAATGAGTCACAAAAATTTGGCTCAACTCAAGTCATTTGGCCTATTTTTTAGCACAAGTCAAGAAACTGCACAAAGTCATTGGTGTCGAGTCAATTGCCTCATTTTACCTTGAGTCACAAGTCATGACTTGTTACATCTCTGATCTGGTTTCTTTCAGACATTAGCTATGAACTCTTTGACATCTACAGGTGCTATGTCTTACCTGAACACCATGCGTGAATCTGAATGGAGATACTCTGGGTTCTTGATGAATCGAAAGCGAACTAACGCTTTATCACCTGTTCTTAAGTGGTCTTGACTCATAGATATGATAGAGGCTGTCTGTCGTATACTTCCTACATGAACTGTGTAATGAAAATGCAAGACAGAATCAACAATAATTCAAACATGAACTATTAAaatcattattaaaaaaaaaagaatagatgAAGTGAACAGTTTCGAGTCAAATTCAGTACCAGACAGAtagaattttttgaaaataaattacatcatattattttattaaaatattgacaatttggtttaTGTTTTGGGTGGTGTCAAACTTAAATGACTGTACATTCCTTTAAGCATGCACAATAGTCTCATGACTGGGGGAAGACTTCAAAAATTTACCCCATTTCTAAGGGTAATTTTTactcaaaaaaacaaaacaacaaatttttTATTAAACATGGACCCATTTCTAAGGATTTTGGATGACTTTTCATAACACTGACCCATGTCTAGGGAATTTCTGTGAAAAACATATACCTGTGTATGGGGAAATTATATTGTGGAAAACAGACCCATTTGGACAGCACATCCCTATTCCCTATATACCTCAACATGGAAGTATTCCTACCCATGATGACATAAACATCTCATCAAGCAATGCATGAAGAGTACTTACCCATGGCTTGATAGCGAGTGCTTATCGTTGTTGGATGGTGAAGAACAAGAATTTCCCCTTCAAATTCCCAAGATGCTTCAGGTTTGACACTCGGCGACACCATCACCATTCCTTTGCGAATATGTGAACGCTTGATTTgctgaaaacaaaattgacatattttggttGTTAATCATTTTGTTCACTGACAAAATCTGGAAATTATTTGTTGAGAATAAAATGAGACAAATCAAGGGATGCTGAGTTGTTGATGCATCCCTGCGTTGTTGGCGATTCCATTGAACACTCAACATTCAGCACACTTGATTAATATTCATCAGGCAATAAACCAATAGCTGCTGTCCTTTGataaatgattttcatgaatttgaaAATGCAGAGACATGAATTTGTGTAATTACTGCATGAGTTTTTCCCATCACAATGCACTCCCCTTTTGGGGTTGTGCTTTGTTCTGgtgaaaaattcaaagaacatgtGCATTGATTTGTGTCATTTGCACTTCAACCAAATCATATTCAGTCATTAAAATCTAAACATTAATTATCAACAAATATATAAATGATCAATCCTAAGCGATGTGCACATGTTTGAAAATACTGCatgtacaggtaaattaagtaattcttggcccaACTCGAAAATTATGaatgctagtggctccgcgataaacacacgctaGATAgtgtggtacagaagaaagcatacacacaCCTTGCATTGCGTAtatgcttagtacgctacatggacgcaatgtgcatgttccagcttggccaagaaatacttaatttacctgtagtatGCAGAGTGCAAATAAACACATTCAATACACACCACACTATTTTCTAATGTCTTTTCTGATTGACTACATGATTCTAGAAGTGTATTACTGAATTACGGTCAGGGTGTTCTACTCATGCTCCACACAAATCATCATTTTAATTGTTACCTTTTTGAGAGCAAAAGATGCCGTTTGTCCTCCCTTGACAAACTTGACAGGCATTCTCTTTCTATGTATGCTCTTAACTATGACAGGCATGAATGTTCCCTGTGTATCAGGCCCAAGCAGCACTGTGTCATTGATGGTGATTACTCCTTTTAATGTAGTTCCAGAGACCACAGTTCCAACTCCCTGTATGAAAAGCAAAGATtaacatgtcataaataatatataaaaaatattggacaACTGCTGAAATTCAAAGCCAAATTCAACCCTACCCAAGTTGCTCTAATCCTAACAGCTGTACATTGACTGTATGCTCTATTTAGAAATAATGACAATGTTTGCATACACATGGAGGTGAAATATTCTCATCATAAAGGGGTGTAAATAACCATATGAGTAAACAATGAGAAACAACTAGCAAACTGCTAAAATTAGGAAGGATAGACTTTAGTACAGAGCAAGCGTATAAAAACTGAAGGTCAAAACACACAAAACATCTGAAATCAGCTTAAAAAGCCTGAACTCTTAATACGTCCCAAATTCTAATTTGataaatcaaaaaatcaaaaattcttTAATGTCTTTCAATTTTGTACAGAAAGAAGCCCTGcagttgttttatttcatgggcCATCATGGCCTTATGCTGTCCTGTAAATGAAGCATCTTATATACTTTGATTCAGTGCTTCCCAAAGAATCCAAAAAACTCTTTGATTTGACATAAAAGCAGTTAGTCATATTACACAACTTGGACCCTTCACACCAAGCAAATCTGGTCATTTGATGAAGAGTAATAAAAGGGTTTTCCTATGTGAACTCACCTCTCTACACACGCTTCATTCAATAAAGCTCATTAAATACTGCATAACAAAGAGTCTAATGGCTGTGTGTTTTCACTTGGAGTACTTCATCGTTAAGCAACATCTAATAACACGCTTAGGCATTAATGAACAAAAAGTTCATTAGATGATCATGAATGTATTGTGAATGCATGCTTAATAAAATTATGATGATTAACTAATCTTGATTGAATAAAGGCATTATCTGGTGTGAATGACATTTACTTACGGGTACAGAGTATGTCTCATCTATTTGGAACTCAGCAGGCTCTGTGATGTCACAGGTGACTCGAGTCGATAATAAGTTGAGGAACATCTTCAGAAGGTCAAGGTTCTCACCAGATACATTAGAGATTTGAAAGATAGGGCATACCCTGAAAGGGAAACAATACAAAGCTTATACAATAAAGTGATGGTATGATGACCACAACATCCTTGAGTAAGGCATGAAGTGTAAACATGCATGATAAAATAAAGAACATaaaaagaaattatgatttattttCACTTACAgaaaaatgttttgcagatttcatcatttcatttcatttcaggtTCAGTACTGCTTACTGTCAAATTAAGtgtactgctaattgtgcagcacatattattttgcacaaaatcCTAAGCACATGCTTGATGCAAAGACCTTTCAAAACATATCTGTATGTCTTGGATCAATTTTAGTGATATCTCAAAATAAAGCTgacaaaaaaattcaatttaacatgaaaaattatctcaaaaaaaaatttcctgtaaaTTTCACCCTTTTATGTGACTGGTCCACTATTTGTGGTTCACAATTTGGTTTGATACTATTTTAGACACCCATCAGAGTTTAACTAttaattgtttaatatttaaatgcCCACTAATACATGCATTTTGGCATAACTTTATAAATAAAACTTTTATTGTCATTATCGTTGATCGCAATAATTTTTGCTGGTGATATTTGCTGAACTTAGTGTGGACTTAGTGCATCCTATGGCTGCCATTTACATACTTTTGATTAAAACAAAGAAactgacctttctgagctgaagtTAGTTGCAGACATAACCACATCATCCTGACTATTCACCAACACAGGTATCTTCCTACACCCTGGTGATTTCAGAATTCGCTGCAAGAGTTTGAGAGTTTCTTGGAGCACATTAGGAGGGCACATGTCTATCTTGGTGACTACTACAAAGACTGGTACACTGAGAGCCAAGGCCAAGCCAAGATGTTCCTTGGTCATACCTATTATGCCTGCATTACTTCCAACCTatgggaaaaaaataaaacaggggGCATTACATTGTGTATGAGGGCGCATGTCTATACTACAGAGACTGGTACAATGAGAACCAATGCCAAGCCAAGGTGTGTTGGATCACCTAAGGTGTTATTGTGATGCTAGGTGGAGCTGAAGAAAAATAGAAAATATGTTTCAAGTATACTGTGTAAAAGTGCGTATTTTTGTAGAACATTCATTTTTCAACTTTTCTTGTTTCACACAAGTtctgtgaaaataaaaatgcacaaatgTATACTTCTATGTAAGAAAATTCACCAATAGCAAATTAAAAACAAAGAAGTGGGAaaaattacacccccccccccacaaacacaaatATTTGGCAGGCCATTTAAAAACAGAGAAAGTGATCCAATCAAGGCCAACAACAATTTAAGTTAATCTGTAGTCTTGGCTATAATTTTACCAAGGATTTGTGACTGACTTGATACTCATAGTAGAGGACTATTGCACCATATCCTGCTAATCCAATCACCAACCAAGACAGAGGAAGTGACTTATACCTAGTATGTCAACCACATTCACACAGTTATACAAGTCACATAACATGTCATTCTTTCCACAACAATCCTCAGTTGAGATTGGATCAAGAATTTTTCTTGACCCAGAGCTGaaattaaaattgttcacttgatttttGGGGATTGACCTTCttttccttgatctttatcttcaaatctgtttataattttttctttcaacatattCCAGCAGgcttatataatttttttaaccagGATtgagcattttatttcagctggtCCATTCAAGACCCAAGCTTAGAGGAGCGACTAAGCTGCAACACAGTGGCAAATGGGTGTTAATTAAATGACATGATTATATTCACTTTCAATGTTGGAACATTAACCTAGCATTTCTAATGTCTATTGGCATAAACTTTGAAATTATATCATTTTCACTTGTaaacaaatttcacaaaattgattAAAGGAATAATATgagacacgatcaagggaaatgagtcggatgtcgctaacattgattttgagatagtgACAAAGGAAGTATTGTTTTCAgtgaatgtcctctttagaaacatacatgtaaagctcattttcgaccagggtcgacacaTGAatcattccctttgatcatgtcacataatatgtTGAGGCCTATAAAATGAAAGATGAATGAAAtgtatgaatcaaataaaagatGGAACATATAAATATGTAGTTACAATACATTACTTTCCCAATTTTAATGAAGTGTGTAATATTATTCCAATTCACTTGATGATCGCCTGGtagcctgaatttgtttgaaaaacatcCCACggtgggttgaatctgctatagtttgaaagcaaaataatgaaaccagcataaaattAGTGTTTAGCAGTGTGACTTACCATAAGCATTCCAAAGTCTGGAGCATGTCCAGTCATTCCAAAGACAGTAGTTTTCAGGTACTTTTCATGCCCAGCTAGATCAATGAAGGTGATCACTTTGG
Proteins encoded in this region:
- the LOC140151446 gene encoding GTP-binding protein 1-like; this translates as MCAAIVNNFDSSPKHELMSPTTPVMPDKAANLFAPVDVEMTNGDVELMNGFSSKKRLVSPSTELYDYILKQLTQRLNDGQGETIYEIGQGGESSENGLTREEMDASIATLQCMCKSVDTDCVLLRERSLETGFVCEFLIRRRADEKDFVEVRVAVVGNVDAGKSTLLGVLTHGELDNGRGFARQKLFRHKHEMESGRTSSVGNDILGFDSMGNVVNKADNHGGGLDWLRICETSSKVITFIDLAGHEKYLKTTVFGMTGHAPDFGMLMVGSNAGIIGMTKEHLGLALALSVPVFVVVTKIDMCPPNVLQETLKLLQRILKSPGCRKIPVLVNSQDDVVMSATNFSSERVCPIFQISNVSGENLDLLKMFLNLLSTRVTCDITEPAEFQIDETYSVPGVGTVVSGTTLKGVITINDTVLLGPDTQGTFMPVIVKSIHRKRMPVKFVKGGQTASFALKKQIKRSHIRKGMVMVSPSVKPEASWEFEGEILVLHHPTTISTRYQAMVHVGSIRQTASIISMSQDHLRTGDKALVRFRFIKNPEYLHSDSRMVFREGRTKAVGKITKTCPHTPFSEHRQKHKMGSKGRGQGGGPKPPDNPANNTGGATGGSCGYGSKGGGRRCRTRKAKEAAAAAASAENVENVEPEKKPSRLTLQRLDLRPPNE